One segment of Sylvia atricapilla isolate bSylAtr1 chromosome 8, bSylAtr1.pri, whole genome shotgun sequence DNA contains the following:
- the ACTR1A gene encoding alpha-centractin isoform X1, with translation MESYDVIANQPVVIDNGSGVIKAGFAGDQIPKYCFPNYVGRPKHVRVMAGALEGDIFIGPKAEEHRGLLAIRYPMEHGIVKDWNDMERIWQYVYSKDQLQTFSEEHPVLLTEAPLNPRKNRERAAEVFFETFNVPALFISMQAVLSLYATGRTTGVVLDSGDGVTHAVPIYEGFAMPHSIMRIDIAGRDVSRFLRLYLRKEGYDFHTTSEFEIVKTIKERACYLSINPQKDETLETEKAQYYLPDGSTIEIGPARFRAPELLFRPDLIGEECEGLHEVLVFAIQKSDMDLRRTLFSNIVLSGGSTLFKGFGDRLLSEVKKLAPKDVKIRISAPQERLYSTWIGGSILASLDTFKKMWVSKKEYEEDGARAIHRKTF, from the exons GGCTCGGGTGTGATTAAAGCAGGTTTTGCGGGCGATCAAATACCAAAATACTGCTTTCCTAACTA TGTGGGCAGACCAAAGCACGTTCGTGTCATGGCTGGTGCTTTAGAAGGGGACATTTTCATTGGTCCAAAGGCAGAG gagcacagaggtCTTCTTGCGATCCGATACCCGATGGAACATGGCATAGTGAAGGACTGGAACGACATGGAGCGCATCTGGCAGTACGTGTATTCTAAAGACCAGCTCCAGACATTCTCAGAAGAG catcctgtgctgctgacagaagCGCCCCTAAACCCGCGCAAGAACAGAGAGCGTGCTGCTGAGGTGTTTTTTGAGACCTTCAATGTGCCAGCACTATTCATCTCCATGCAAGCTGTGCTTAGCCT CTACGCGACCGGCAGGACCACGGGAGTGGTGCTGGACTCTGGGGATGGCGTCACCCACGCGGTTCCCATCTATGAAGGCTTTGCCATGCCTCACTCCATCATGCGGATTGACATCGCTGGCCGGGATGTCTCCCGCTTCCTGCGTCTCTATCTCCGGAAGGAAGGCTACGACTTCCACACAACCTCTGAGTTTGAGATTGTCAAGACCATCAAGGAG CGTGCCTGCTATCTGTCAATAAACCCCCAGAAGGATGAGACTCTGGAGACTGAGAAGGCTCAGTACTACCTGCCAGATGGAAGCACTATTGAG ATTGGCCCTGCCCGTTTCCGAGCCCCAGAGCTCCTGTTCCGGCCGGACCTGATAGGGGAGGAATGTGAAGGACTTCATGAAGTGCTCGTTTTTGCCATTCAAAAGTCAGACATGGATCTGAGGCGAACGCTGTTCTCTAACATTGTGCTGTCTGGAGGCTCCACGCTTTTCAAAg GCTTTGGTGACAGGCTGTTGAGCGAAGTGAAGAAACTAGCTCCGAAGGACGTCAAAATAAGG aTATCGGCTCCTCAGGAGAGATTGTATTCCACGTGGATTGG TGGCTCTATCCTGGCCTCTCTGGACACCTTCAAGAAAATGTGGGTTTCGAAAAAGGAATATGAAGAAGATGGAGCTCGTGCCATCCACCGAAAAACCTTTTAG
- the ACTR1A gene encoding alpha-centractin isoform X2 has translation MAGALEGDIFIGPKAEEHRGLLAIRYPMEHGIVKDWNDMERIWQYVYSKDQLQTFSEEHPVLLTEAPLNPRKNRERAAEVFFETFNVPALFISMQAVLSLYATGRTTGVVLDSGDGVTHAVPIYEGFAMPHSIMRIDIAGRDVSRFLRLYLRKEGYDFHTTSEFEIVKTIKERACYLSINPQKDETLETEKAQYYLPDGSTIEIGPARFRAPELLFRPDLIGEECEGLHEVLVFAIQKSDMDLRRTLFSNIVLSGGSTLFKGFGDRLLSEVKKLAPKDVKIRISAPQERLYSTWIGGSILASLDTFKKMWVSKKEYEEDGARAIHRKTF, from the exons ATGGCTGGTGCTTTAGAAGGGGACATTTTCATTGGTCCAAAGGCAGAG gagcacagaggtCTTCTTGCGATCCGATACCCGATGGAACATGGCATAGTGAAGGACTGGAACGACATGGAGCGCATCTGGCAGTACGTGTATTCTAAAGACCAGCTCCAGACATTCTCAGAAGAG catcctgtgctgctgacagaagCGCCCCTAAACCCGCGCAAGAACAGAGAGCGTGCTGCTGAGGTGTTTTTTGAGACCTTCAATGTGCCAGCACTATTCATCTCCATGCAAGCTGTGCTTAGCCT CTACGCGACCGGCAGGACCACGGGAGTGGTGCTGGACTCTGGGGATGGCGTCACCCACGCGGTTCCCATCTATGAAGGCTTTGCCATGCCTCACTCCATCATGCGGATTGACATCGCTGGCCGGGATGTCTCCCGCTTCCTGCGTCTCTATCTCCGGAAGGAAGGCTACGACTTCCACACAACCTCTGAGTTTGAGATTGTCAAGACCATCAAGGAG CGTGCCTGCTATCTGTCAATAAACCCCCAGAAGGATGAGACTCTGGAGACTGAGAAGGCTCAGTACTACCTGCCAGATGGAAGCACTATTGAG ATTGGCCCTGCCCGTTTCCGAGCCCCAGAGCTCCTGTTCCGGCCGGACCTGATAGGGGAGGAATGTGAAGGACTTCATGAAGTGCTCGTTTTTGCCATTCAAAAGTCAGACATGGATCTGAGGCGAACGCTGTTCTCTAACATTGTGCTGTCTGGAGGCTCCACGCTTTTCAAAg GCTTTGGTGACAGGCTGTTGAGCGAAGTGAAGAAACTAGCTCCGAAGGACGTCAAAATAAGG aTATCGGCTCCTCAGGAGAGATTGTATTCCACGTGGATTGG TGGCTCTATCCTGGCCTCTCTGGACACCTTCAAGAAAATGTGGGTTTCGAAAAAGGAATATGAAGAAGATGGAGCTCGTGCCATCCACCGAAAAACCTTTTAG